Within the Flavobacterium sp. 9R genome, the region CGACTTCGTTCTCCAACTCTGTTTCAGAAAGCGGTTTATCAACGTGTTTGCTTACTACAATTTGCTCCGCATTACTGAAGTTTTCACCTGGACCATACGAAGCTAAAAACCATAAAATAATCGAAATCGCCAAAATGATTTTACCAGCGCCAAACACGAAGGCTTTGGTTTTTTCGATCACGTTGATACCTACGTTTTTAAACAACGGCAATTTATAGTTAGGCATTTCGACAATGAAATAAGACTTCCCTTTAATCTTCAATATTTTATTCAAAACATAAGCCGAAAAAATGGCCATTCCAAATCCCAACAAATACAATAACATTAGGGTTAATCCTTGCAAGTTGAAAATACCCAAAATCCTTTGATCTGGAATCACCAATCCAATAATGATAGCGTACACTGGCAAACGCGCGGAACAAGTCGTAAACGGAGTAACTAAAATCGTTATTAGGCGTTCTTTCCAATTTTCGATATTACGAGTCGCCATAATCGCCGGAATAGCACAAGCCGTTCCAGAAACCAAAGGCACCACACTTTTACCCGACAACCCAAACTTGCTCATAATTTTGTCCATCAGAAACACCACACGGCTCATGTACCCGCTTTCTTCGAGTATCGAAATGAACAAAAACAAAAAGGCAATTTGAGGGATAAATATTAAGATACCGCCGATACCAGGAATGATACCCTGCGAAATCAAATTGGTCAACATTCCTGCAGGCAAGACTTCAGCAGACCAAGCGCTCAAACTGGCAAAGGAGCTGTCGATAAAATCCATTGGGACTTCTGACCACACAAAAATGGATTGAAAAATACCAAAAAGGATACAGAAGAAAATCACATAACCCCAGAATTTATGCGTCAACACACGATCCAATTGGGCTCTAAAATCTTTAGCAATAGATTGATCGATGGTCATTCCCACTTTCAACACATCGTTGATGAATTGGTAGCGCTTAATGGTTTCTTTTTGCTGCAAGCGTTTCAAATCCGAATGTGATTTGGTGAACGTGCTCTGAATTTCTTTTCGCTCTAAATTCAAGAAGTTCACATCTTGAGTAATCACCAACCATAACTTATACAGCAATTGATTTGGAAACGCCTTGCGAAGATTTTCAAAATAGTCTGTATCAATCACAGAGGCATTCAAGCAAGGTTCATTAGAAATGGATTTATAGGAAACGATTAAATTTTTCAATTCCTCAATTCCAAATCCTTTTCGGGAACTCACCAAAGCAATTTTGGTTTTTAGCTTTTCTTCTAAAAAAGGAATATCCAAACTGATGCCTTTGTATTCCATTCTATCGGCCATATTTATCACCAAAATAGTCGGTATTTCAAGGTCTTTGATTTGGGTAAAAAGCAACAAATTACGCTTTAAATTCTCCACATCTGTCACCACTATGGCAACATCGGGATAGAGTTTATCGTTTTTATTGAGCAGTAATTCAATCACCACATTTTCATCGATAGAACTGGCATTCAAACTATAGGTACCTGGCAAATCCAGAATATTGGCTTTGAAATTATAAGGCAACTTACAAAAACCTACCTTTTTTTCTACCGTAATTCCAGGATAATTCCCTACTTGTTGATTCAAACCCGTCAATTGATTAAAAACAGAGGTTTTCCCCACATTCGGGTTCCCTATCAAAGCGACATTGATGTTGTGATTGCTGATCATTAGCTTTATTGGATTCGTTCCACTTCTATTTCCTGAGCCGTTGCTATTCGAATGGCAACGTGCGATCCGTTAATGTTTAGGTACAGCGGATCACCGAAGGGAGCGATTTGCAGCAACTCTACTTCATTACCAGGCAAACAGCCCATTTCGAGCAATTTTAATGGAATCGCATCAATATCAAAGTCTTTGATAATGGCTCTTTCTCCTTTTTTGAGTGAATGTATTGTTGTTGGCAAACCTTATTTAGATTGAATTAAGATTGCAAAAATACATATTATAATAGAAATTCAAATGATAATTATCACAATTGTAAAAGAAGTAGCCACGAATTCACGAAGTGCATCAATAAAACAATCAAAATAGAAATGAAATTTCACAAATAATACAGTTTTAAGTATTTGTGACTTGAAAAAGCATAGGAAAAAAACACAACTGAATTTGTGAAAATTAGTGAAAATTCGTGTTCATCTGTTTAAATCAGCGTCATCCGTGTTCCATTGCAGAACTGGAAATCACGCTCATAAACACTGCTGAATTGGTAAAAATTAGTGTTCCTTTTTACCAAACTTAATAAAAATCCGTGTTCATCTGTTTAAATCAGCGTCATCCGTGTTCTATTTCAGAACTGGAAATCACGCTCATAAACACTGCTGAATTGGTGAAAATTCGTGAAATTCGTGTTCCATTTTCACCAAACTAATTCGCGCACAAAAAATTAATATCTTCTATCAATCGCGTCATATCTTCTTTTTTGGTTCCATCATAAAAACCACGAACGCGTCTTTTTTGGTCCACCAACACAAAATTTTCGGTGTGTACCATATCGTACAACTCTTCAGGTTTCCCCAACTTAACGGCCAAATACGATTTTCGAGCCATCGTATAAATTTCCTTTTTATCGCCTGTAACCAAGTTCCATTTGCTATCTATCACGCCGTGTTTTAATGCGTATTCTTTTAAAACTGGCACACTGTCGGTCTCAGGAAAAACGGTGTGTGACAACAGCATTACTTTGGGATTATTTTTGATAGCCGCTTGCACTTCGGCCAAATTCTTGGTCATTTTGGGGCAAATAGAACCACAAGTCGTAAAGAAAAAATCGGCCACATACACTTTGCCTTCGTAAT harbors:
- the feoB gene encoding ferrous iron transport protein B, translated to MSNHNINVALIGNPNVGKTSVFNQLTGLNQQVGNYPGITVEKKVGFCKLPYNFKANILDLPGTYSLNASSIDENVVIELLLNKNDKLYPDVAIVVTDVENLKRNLLLFTQIKDLEIPTILVINMADRMEYKGISLDIPFLEEKLKTKIALVSSRKGFGIEELKNLIVSYKSISNEPCLNASVIDTDYFENLRKAFPNQLLYKLWLVITQDVNFLNLERKEIQSTFTKSHSDLKRLQQKETIKRYQFINDVLKVGMTIDQSIAKDFRAQLDRVLTHKFWGYVIFFCILFGIFQSIFVWSEVPMDFIDSSFASLSAWSAEVLPAGMLTNLISQGIIPGIGGILIFIPQIAFLFLFISILEESGYMSRVVFLMDKIMSKFGLSGKSVVPLVSGTACAIPAIMATRNIENWKERLITILVTPFTTCSARLPVYAIIIGLVIPDQRILGIFNLQGLTLMLLYLLGFGMAIFSAYVLNKILKIKGKSYFIVEMPNYKLPLFKNVGINVIEKTKAFVFGAGKIILAISIILWFLASYGPGENFSNAEQIVVSKHVDKPLSETELENEVASQKLENSYIGLMGKSIEPVLTPLGYDWKIGIAIISSFAAREVFVGTLATIYSVGDTDNEDTIKNKMQSEINPLTGEKVFNFASGISLLLFYAFAMQCVSTLAVTRKETNSWKWPVGQLLFMSAFAYTVALVAYQLLS
- a CDS encoding FeoA family protein — protein: MPTTIHSLKKGERAIIKDFDIDAIPLKLLEMGCLPGNEVELLQIAPFGDPLYLNINGSHVAIRIATAQEIEVERIQ
- a CDS encoding SCO family protein, whose protein sequence is MKAFLYKYRIFFGVLLVFSAITIGLFYNALKPEKTLPIYNPADVNPELVDSTVQYVSKAHTIADFSFVNQNGKTITQKDYEGKVYVADFFFTTCGSICPKMTKNLAEVQAAIKNNPKVMLLSHTVFPETDSVPVLKEYALKHGVIDSKWNLVTGDKKEIYTMARKSYLAVKLGKPEELYDMVHTENFVLVDQKRRVRGFYDGTKKEDMTRLIEDINFLCAN